A single window of Narcine bancroftii isolate sNarBan1 chromosome 1, sNarBan1.hap1, whole genome shotgun sequence DNA harbors:
- the sem1 gene encoding 26S proteasome complex subunit SEM1 encodes MSEKKAPVDLGLLEEDDEFEEFPAEGWTGLDEDEDAHVWEDNWDDDNVEDDFSNQLRAELEKFGYKMETS; translated from the exons ATGTCGGAGAAGAAGGCACCGGTTGACCTGGGTTTGTTGGAAGAGGATGATGAGTTCGAGGAGTTTCCAGCGGAAG GCTGGACAGGTTTAGACGAGGATGAAGATGCTCATGTTTGGGAAGACAATTGGGATGATGACAATGTGGAAGATGACTTTTCAAACCAATTAAG agctgaactagAAAAATTTGGATACAAGATGGAAACATCATAG